The Bradyrhizobium sp. WBAH42 genome includes a window with the following:
- a CDS encoding alpha/beta fold hydrolase: MSVGADFDLKGAKDCPVTGAKLPLVIYSHGRGGFFGQQHDTAEALADAGFIVAAINHPGDTVGDSSRRDTLSVWGSRPADIVRLLDFLLNDWKDRAAIDPTRVGFFGFSLGGATGLVLMGTTPDFARVAGLCRETTGACAQLHNGETPPEPIRDARIRAAVIVDPAPATLTRENLALVKVPFQFWRSQFGGPGVGDGSGNARVAESLPGKPDIHVVPAGHYAFLAPCSADLAAAVPRICTDVPAGFDRAGFHREFNAAVVGYFHQQLAGGDQ; this comes from the coding sequence TTGTCGGTCGGCGCCGATTTCGACCTGAAGGGCGCGAAGGATTGTCCTGTCACGGGCGCGAAGCTGCCGCTCGTCATCTACTCGCACGGCCGGGGCGGATTTTTCGGTCAGCAGCACGACACGGCGGAGGCGCTGGCCGATGCCGGCTTCATCGTCGCCGCCATCAATCATCCCGGCGATACGGTCGGCGACTCCTCAAGGCGCGATACCCTGTCGGTTTGGGGATCGCGACCGGCGGATATTGTGCGCCTGCTCGATTTTCTGTTGAACGACTGGAAGGACCGGGCGGCGATCGATCCCACCAGGGTCGGCTTCTTCGGCTTCTCGCTCGGAGGGGCGACTGGTCTCGTGCTGATGGGGACCACGCCGGATTTCGCCAGGGTCGCCGGCCTGTGCAGGGAGACGACCGGCGCGTGCGCGCAGCTTCACAATGGCGAGACGCCGCCTGAGCCGATACGGGATGCGCGCATTCGTGCAGCCGTCATCGTTGATCCTGCGCCGGCTACCCTGACGCGGGAGAACCTCGCTCTCGTCAAAGTGCCTTTCCAGTTCTGGCGATCGCAGTTCGGCGGACCCGGCGTCGGCGACGGTTCGGGCAACGCACGCGTCGCTGAAAGCTTGCCGGGTAAGCCTGACATTCACGTCGTGCCGGCCGGCCACTATGCGTTCCTCGCACCGTGCTCGGCCGATCTCGCTGCGGCCGTTCCGCGCATCTGCACCGATGTGCCGGCAGGCTTCGACAGGGCCGGATTTCATCGCGAGTTCAACGCGGCGGTGGTGGGGTACTTTCATCAACAGCTCGCCGGCGGAGATCAGTGA
- a CDS encoding acyl-CoA dehydrogenase family protein: protein MAIDFRLSEDQIALRDGARAFAQTALKDVRATIRNYAKPDDRFYAIRPFHKMGVDAGFVKGLFPKEVGGTDVSTLDFALAAEELCVVDVNVPSAMLGTGLCVKPVIMFGTEEQKQRLLPDFIQDGSLLGALAFTEVTGGANFDAPDPRFGVKTFAIREGDEWVINGEKHYTTNGTGWDGKNCHLFAVVCRTDPSKGAQDSLAVIMVPGSTPGVKVTGILDTAGHRATISPRMKFENVRVPAGNIIGKPGDGIEIVSTNFAWTAALIGAACVGVMRAAFDHAVAFARKDARSGPHPIIEYSTVGYMLADMKMKIEACRYLTWKACQQFDLSKGREHELAVMTKVFCSETCVDVVYDAMRLVGVDSYTDMHPLAELMNDAMCFPLYDGGNMGARRRNLHNIIKSPTYSSLTAPYGMFGA from the coding sequence ATGGCAATCGACTTCAGGCTCAGCGAAGATCAGATCGCGCTTCGTGACGGCGCGCGTGCCTTCGCGCAAACAGCTCTCAAGGACGTCCGAGCGACCATTCGCAACTACGCCAAGCCGGATGACCGCTTCTATGCGATCAGGCCGTTCCACAAGATGGGCGTCGACGCCGGTTTCGTGAAGGGATTGTTTCCCAAGGAGGTCGGCGGCACCGACGTTTCGACGCTCGATTTCGCGCTTGCGGCGGAAGAGTTGTGCGTTGTCGACGTCAACGTTCCCAGTGCGATGCTCGGAACCGGCCTTTGCGTCAAGCCCGTCATCATGTTCGGGACCGAGGAGCAGAAGCAGCGCCTGCTTCCCGATTTCATCCAGGACGGATCCCTGCTCGGCGCACTCGCCTTCACCGAGGTGACGGGTGGCGCGAATTTCGATGCCCCGGATCCGCGCTTCGGCGTGAAGACCTTCGCCATCCGCGAAGGCGACGAGTGGGTGATCAACGGTGAAAAGCACTACACCACCAACGGCACCGGCTGGGATGGCAAGAATTGCCATCTCTTCGCAGTGGTCTGCCGGACCGATCCGAGCAAGGGCGCACAGGACTCCCTGGCCGTGATCATGGTTCCGGGCAGCACGCCGGGCGTCAAGGTGACGGGGATTCTGGATACGGCCGGGCATCGGGCTACGATCTCGCCGCGAATGAAGTTCGAGAATGTCCGCGTTCCCGCCGGCAATATCATCGGCAAGCCGGGAGACGGGATCGAGATCGTCTCGACCAATTTTGCGTGGACTGCGGCGCTGATCGGAGCCGCCTGCGTCGGGGTCATGCGCGCCGCGTTCGACCATGCGGTCGCGTTCGCGCGGAAGGATGCCCGCTCCGGGCCGCATCCGATCATCGAATATTCCACAGTGGGCTACATGCTGGCCGACATGAAGATGAAGATCGAGGCCTGCCGGTACCTGACCTGGAAGGCCTGCCAGCAATTCGACCTGTCCAAAGGCAGGGAGCACGAACTTGCCGTGATGACGAAGGTGTTCTGCTCGGAAACCTGCGTCGATGTCGTCTATGACGCCATGCGGCTGGTCGGTGTCGACAGCTACACCGACATGCACCCGCTGGCGGAATTGATGAATGATGCGATGTGCTTCCCGCTCTACGATGGCGGCAATATGGGGGCTCGCCGCAGGAACCTGCACAATATCATCAAGAGTCCGACCTACAGTTCGCTCACCGCGCCATACGGCATGTTCGGCGCATAG
- a CDS encoding helix-turn-helix domain-containing protein codes for MKVWNTEELPDHEQFVYWREVLCEAFVTLRPERPRDHNRGRFPSRVTAHPLSTINVTTVQSKAHHVIRDEAEIRRSPQEVYFLNLQLSGRCRYETEGRETIVGPNQFAIVDSTRPYFLDFMDDWNVFSFRIPRHMLRPLLQTPDCSTGICVSGDQALGEITIGFLKSIAMRVAELPSEAIEPLAADVVNLAALSLGATEATRIGQRQSAQRALYAAIVKFVETNLADAGLSASSVAAHFGISVRYLHRIFEEKGRSFGQVVLERRLLRCAGDLDISAQSRISDVAFRWGFNDISHFNRSFRQRFGASPRAYRLRQRQE; via the coding sequence ATGAAAGTCTGGAACACCGAAGAGTTGCCCGACCACGAACAGTTCGTCTATTGGCGCGAGGTCCTCTGCGAAGCCTTCGTGACGCTGAGACCGGAGCGGCCTCGAGACCATAACAGAGGCCGCTTTCCCAGTCGCGTCACCGCGCATCCGCTGTCAACCATCAACGTGACGACGGTCCAGTCCAAAGCGCACCACGTCATCCGTGACGAGGCGGAAATCCGCAGGTCGCCGCAAGAGGTCTATTTCCTCAATCTTCAATTGAGCGGCCGATGCCGTTACGAGACCGAAGGCCGGGAAACGATCGTCGGCCCGAACCAGTTTGCGATCGTGGATTCGACGCGGCCCTACTTCCTCGACTTCATGGACGACTGGAACGTATTCTCATTTCGTATCCCGCGCCACATGTTGCGGCCGTTGCTGCAGACGCCCGACTGTTCGACCGGTATATGCGTGTCAGGTGATCAGGCACTGGGCGAGATCACGATCGGATTCCTGAAATCGATCGCAATGCGCGTGGCCGAGCTGCCATCGGAGGCCATCGAGCCGCTCGCGGCCGATGTGGTCAACCTGGCTGCACTGTCCCTCGGTGCCACCGAGGCGACGCGGATTGGGCAGCGCCAATCCGCGCAACGCGCCCTCTACGCGGCCATCGTGAAGTTCGTCGAAACGAATTTGGCCGATGCCGGGCTATCGGCATCGTCCGTTGCCGCGCATTTCGGGATTTCCGTTCGTTATCTTCATCGGATCTTCGAGGAAAAGGGCAGATCGTTCGGCCAAGTCGTGCTGGAGCGCCGACTGCTCCGTTGCGCAGGCGATCTCGATATTTCAGCGCAATCGCGGATCTCCGATGTCGCATTCCGCTGGGGTTTCAACGACATCTCCCATTTCAACCGAAGTTTCCGCCAGCGCTTCGGAGCTTCGCCGCGCGCATATCGACTGAGGCAACGGCAGGAATAG
- a CDS encoding cold-shock protein: MTTGTVKWFNGQKGFGFIQPDDGGNDVFVHISAVERAGLAGLAEGQKVNFETKTDKMRGKVSAENLSLA, encoded by the coding sequence ATGACGACAGGTACTGTGAAGTGGTTCAACGGCCAGAAGGGCTTTGGATTCATTCAACCCGACGACGGCGGCAATGACGTGTTCGTTCACATCAGCGCGGTCGAGCGGGCTGGTCTTGCGGGTCTCGCCGAGGGCCAGAAGGTCAACTTCGAGACCAAGACCGATAAAATGCGGGGCAAGGTCAGCGCAGAGAATCTCTCGCTGGCTTGA
- a CDS encoding transcriptional regulator, whose amino-acid sequence MSARKSAEPSPESIARSERQRLAAEEGARAIADVERRAVDIRSNMARLRELREAKEAAEQAAKQAADASFRASAPAPKKRTRKLPR is encoded by the coding sequence ATGAGCGCCAGGAAATCGGCCGAACCGTCTCCCGAATCCATCGCGCGATCCGAGCGTCAACGCTTGGCCGCCGAAGAGGGCGCGCGGGCGATCGCCGATGTCGAAAGGCGCGCTGTCGATATCCGCAGCAACATGGCGCGGCTGCGCGAGCTGCGTGAGGCCAAGGAAGCAGCCGAGCAAGCAGCCAAGCAAGCAGCCGATGCCAGTTTTCGCGCATCGGCGCCTGCACCGAAGAAGCGCACGAGGAAATTGCCGAGATAG
- the frc gene encoding formyl-CoA transferase, translating to MTKALEGVRILDFTHVQSGPTCTQLLAWFGADVIKVERPGVGDITRGQLQDIPNVDSLYFTMLNHNKRSITLDTKNPKGKEVLTELIKKCDVLVENFGPGVLDRMGFPWEKIQAINPKMIVASIKGFGPGPYEDCKVYENVAQCTGGAASTTGFRDGLPLVTGAQIGDSGTGLHLALGIVTALYQRTHSGKGQRVTAAMQDGVLNLCRVKLRDQQRLAHGPLKEYSQFGEGVPFGDAVPRAGNDSGGGQPGRILKCKGWETDPNAYIYFITQAPVWEKICDVIGEPTWKTDPNYAKPAARLPRLNEIFARIEQWTMTKTKFEAMEILNKDDIPCGPILSMKEIAEDQSLRATGTVVEVDHPTRGKYVSVGNPIKLSDSPADVTRSPLLGEHTDEILRSVLGFSDHQVAEIHKSGALDPPQKQAAE from the coding sequence ATGACGAAAGCGCTCGAGGGCGTTCGCATTCTCGACTTCACCCACGTCCAGTCCGGACCGACCTGCACGCAGTTGCTGGCCTGGTTCGGCGCCGACGTGATCAAGGTTGAACGCCCCGGCGTGGGTGACATCACCCGCGGCCAGCTGCAGGACATCCCGAACGTGGACAGCCTGTATTTCACCATGCTCAACCACAACAAGCGCTCGATTACGCTCGACACCAAGAACCCCAAGGGCAAGGAGGTCCTCACCGAGCTGATCAAGAAGTGCGACGTGCTGGTGGAGAATTTCGGCCCCGGCGTGCTCGACCGCATGGGCTTCCCCTGGGAGAAGATCCAGGCGATCAACCCGAAGATGATCGTCGCCTCGATCAAGGGGTTTGGCCCCGGACCGTACGAAGACTGCAAGGTCTATGAGAACGTCGCCCAGTGCACCGGCGGCGCCGCCTCCACCACCGGCTTCCGCGACGGCCTGCCGCTCGTGACCGGCGCGCAGATCGGCGATTCCGGCACCGGCCTGCACCTCGCGCTCGGCATCGTCACGGCGCTCTATCAGCGCACCCACAGCGGCAAGGGCCAGCGCGTCACCGCCGCGATGCAGGACGGCGTGCTCAACCTCTGCCGCGTCAAGCTGCGCGACCAGCAGCGCCTCGCCCACGGCCCGCTCAAGGAATACAGCCAGTTCGGCGAAGGCGTGCCGTTCGGCGATGCCGTGCCGCGCGCCGGCAACGATTCCGGCGGCGGCCAGCCCGGCCGCATCCTGAAGTGCAAGGGCTGGGAGACCGATCCCAACGCCTACATCTATTTCATCACCCAGGCCCCGGTCTGGGAGAAGATCTGCGACGTGATCGGCGAGCCCACCTGGAAGACCGATCCGAATTACGCCAAGCCGGCCGCCCGCCTGCCGCGCCTCAACGAGATCTTCGCCCGCATCGAACAATGGACGATGACGAAGACAAAATTCGAGGCGATGGAGATCCTCAACAAGGACGACATCCCCTGCGGCCCGATCCTGTCGATGAAGGAGATCGCCGAAGACCAGTCGCTGCGCGCCACCGGCACCGTGGTCGAGGTCGATCACCCCACCCGCGGCAAGTACGTCTCGGTCGGCAACCCGATCAAGCTGTCGGACTCGCCGGCGGACGTGACCCGCTCGCCGCTGCTCGGCGAGCACACCGACGAGATCCTGCGCTCGGTGCTCGGCTTCTCGGATCACCAGGTCGCCGAGATCCACAAGTCCGGCGCGCTCGACCCGCCGCAGAAGCAGGCCGCGGAGTAA
- the oxc gene encoding oxalyl-CoA decarboxylase gives MLNTATKSEAPGTEQELTDGFHLVIDALKLNGINTIYNVPGIPITDLGRMAQAAGIRVISFRHEQNAGYAAGIAGYLTKKPGVCLTVSAPGFLNGLTALAHATTNCYPMILVSGSSEREIVDLQQGDYEEMDQLAIAKPLCKAAYRVLHAQDIGIGFARAIRAAVSGRPGGVYLDLPAKLFGQVMNAEAGQKSLVKVIDAAPAQIPSPASVKRALDVLKGAKRPLIILGKGAAYAQADEEIKSFVEKSGVPFLPMSMAKGLLPDTHPQCAGAARSTVLKESDVVMLIGARLNWLLSHGKGKSWGETPKKFIQVDIEPKEMDSNVEIVAPVVGDIGSVVSAFNQAMGSGWTAPPTEWTKAVSTKREENVAKMAPKLMNNKSPMDYHGALGVLKNVIKDYPEAILVNEGANTLDLARGVIDMYKPRKRLDVGTWGVMGIGMGQSIAAALETGHPVLAVEGDSAFGFSGMEVETICRYNLPICVVIFNNDGIYRGTDVNGANDDPATTVFVKGARYDKMMEAFGGVGVNATSPDELKRAVNDAMKSGKPTLINAVIDPAAGSESGRIGNLNPQSVLQKKK, from the coding sequence ATGCTGAATACCGCGACCAAGTCCGAAGCACCGGGCACCGAGCAGGAACTGACGGATGGCTTCCATCTCGTCATCGACGCGCTCAAGCTGAACGGCATCAACACCATCTATAATGTGCCGGGCATCCCGATCACGGATCTGGGCCGCATGGCGCAGGCCGCCGGTATTCGCGTGATCTCCTTCCGTCACGAGCAGAACGCCGGCTACGCCGCAGGCATCGCCGGCTATCTCACCAAGAAGCCCGGCGTCTGCCTCACGGTGTCGGCGCCCGGCTTCCTCAACGGTCTCACCGCCCTCGCCCACGCCACCACCAATTGCTATCCGATGATCCTGGTCTCGGGCTCTTCCGAGCGCGAGATCGTCGACCTCCAGCAGGGCGATTACGAGGAGATGGACCAGCTCGCGATCGCCAAGCCGCTGTGCAAGGCGGCCTATCGCGTGCTGCACGCCCAGGACATCGGCATCGGCTTCGCCCGCGCCATCCGCGCGGCGGTCTCGGGCCGTCCGGGCGGCGTCTATCTCGACCTGCCGGCAAAGCTGTTCGGCCAGGTGATGAACGCCGAGGCCGGCCAGAAGTCGCTGGTCAAGGTGATCGACGCGGCGCCGGCGCAGATCCCCTCGCCCGCTTCGGTCAAGCGCGCGCTCGACGTGCTCAAGGGCGCCAAGCGTCCGCTCATCATCCTCGGCAAGGGCGCGGCCTACGCGCAGGCCGACGAGGAGATCAAGAGCTTCGTCGAGAAGAGCGGCGTGCCGTTCCTGCCCATGAGCATGGCCAAGGGCCTGCTGCCCGACACCCATCCGCAATGCGCCGGCGCCGCCCGCTCGACCGTGCTGAAGGAATCCGACGTCGTCATGCTGATCGGCGCGCGGCTGAACTGGCTGCTGTCGCACGGCAAGGGCAAGAGCTGGGGCGAAACGCCGAAGAAGTTTATCCAGGTCGACATCGAGCCGAAGGAGATGGATTCCAACGTCGAGATCGTCGCGCCCGTCGTCGGCGACATCGGCTCGGTGGTCTCCGCCTTCAACCAGGCGATGGGCTCCGGCTGGACCGCGCCGCCCACCGAATGGACCAAGGCCGTCTCGACCAAGCGCGAAGAGAACGTCGCCAAGATGGCGCCGAAGCTCATGAACAACAAATCGCCGATGGACTATCACGGCGCGCTCGGCGTCTTGAAGAACGTCATCAAGGATTATCCCGAGGCGATCCTCGTCAACGAAGGCGCCAACACGCTCGACCTCGCCCGCGGCGTCATCGACATGTACAAGCCCCGCAAGCGTCTCGACGTCGGCACCTGGGGCGTGATGGGCATCGGCATGGGCCAGTCGATCGCGGCTGCGCTCGAGACCGGCCATCCCGTGCTCGCTGTGGAGGGCGATTCGGCGTTCGGCTTCTCCGGCATGGAGGTCGAGACCATCTGCCGCTACAACCTTCCGATCTGCGTCGTCATCTTCAACAATGACGGCATCTATCGCGGCACCGACGTCAACGGCGCCAACGACGATCCGGCGACGACCGTGTTCGTCAAGGGCGCGCGCTACGACAAGATGATGGAAGCCTTCGGCGGCGTCGGGGTGAACGCGACTTCGCCGGACGAGCTGAAGCGTGCCGTCAACGACGCCATGAAGTCCGGCAAGCCGACGCTCATCAACGCGGTGATCGATCCGGCCGCAGGCTCGGAGAGTGGCCGCATCGGCAACCTCAATCCGCAGAGCGTCCTGCAGAAGAAAAAGTAA
- a CDS encoding GntR family transcriptional regulator, with translation MAEADIAIVRIAPESSFKNKAYDALKEAILKMDIYSTPEPVMLDERALSERLGVSRTPIREAIAMLEQDGFVKTVPRRGIMVVRRTKSEIVDMIRAWAALESMAARLITTTARKKDITALRDYFKDFGKDRLPEDHVEEYSRANIAFHQALISLSESPVLVDLTNDLLLHVRGYRQLTIGRKDRTATSLPEHLGIIEALEARDTELAEKRARDHTLGLAAYVEAHGQELFT, from the coding sequence ATGGCCGAGGCAGACATCGCAATCGTTCGTATTGCCCCGGAGAGCAGCTTCAAGAACAAGGCGTATGACGCCTTGAAGGAAGCCATCCTCAAGATGGATATCTATTCGACGCCCGAGCCGGTGATGCTCGACGAGCGCGCGCTGTCCGAACGTCTCGGCGTCAGTCGCACCCCGATCCGCGAAGCCATCGCGATGCTCGAGCAGGACGGTTTCGTGAAGACGGTTCCGCGCCGCGGCATCATGGTGGTGCGCCGGACCAAGAGTGAGATCGTCGACATGATCCGCGCCTGGGCGGCGCTGGAGAGCATGGCGGCGCGGCTCATCACCACCACCGCGCGGAAGAAGGACATCACGGCGCTGCGCGACTATTTCAAGGATTTCGGCAAGGACCGCCTGCCCGAGGATCACGTCGAGGAATATTCGCGCGCCAACATCGCGTTCCACCAGGCGCTGATCTCGCTGTCGGAATCGCCAGTGCTGGTCGATCTCACCAACGACCTGCTCTTGCACGTGCGCGGCTATCGCCAGCTGACCATCGGACGCAAGGACCGCACCGCGACGTCACTGCCCGAGCATCTCGGCATCATCGAAGCGCTGGAGGCGCGCGACACCGAGCTCGCCGAGAAGCGCGCCCGCGATCACACCCTCGGCCTTGCCGCTTACGTCGAAGCGCACGGCCAAGAACTGTTTACGTAA
- a CDS encoding acetate--CoA ligase family protein, translating into MSNSKDAVRKVLDQVKADNRTSLTAPEGKLVCDAYGIPVPKEGVAKSAGEAGKMASSMGFPVVMKIVSPDILHKTEAGGVIVGLKTAEEAEKAYETILGNAKKYKADAKIEGVQVQQMLAGGTEVIVGSITDGSFGKLVAFGLGGVLVEVLKDITFRLAPATKEDALSMLDGIQAHEILKGVRGGEPVNRNALADVIVKVSQLVTDFPEIVELDLNPVFATAKGATAADVRIVVDFAYVPKPKPRPTEEIVAAMNRIMQPKAVAVVGASAEDGKIGNSVMKNLINGGYKGEIYPIHPKAAEILGYKAYKSVKDVPGVIDVAVFAIPAKFVAAALTECGEKKIPGAVLIPSGFAEAGAPELQAEIVEVGKKYDIRLMGPNIYGFYYTPANLCATFCTAYDVKGHAALSSQSGGIGMAIIGFSRSAKMGVSAIVGLGNKSDIDEDDLLAFFEQDPNTNLIAQHCEDLKDGRAFAEAAKRVSKKKPVVVLKAGRTSAGAKAASSHTGALAGNDRIYEDVFKQSGVIRARSLRQLLEFARGVPVLPTPKGENVLIITGAGGSGVLLSDSCVDNGLSLMSMPPDLDAAFRKFIPPFGAAGNPVDITGGEPPITYVNTVKLGLSDERIHALILGYWHTIVTPPMVFARNMVEVKKEMEAKGFVKPMVASLAGDVEVEEAAEYLYQNGIPAYAYSTELPVEVLGAKYKWARGAGLL; encoded by the coding sequence ATGTCCAATTCCAAAGATGCCGTCCGCAAGGTGCTTGACCAGGTCAAGGCGGACAACCGCACCAGCCTGACAGCGCCGGAAGGCAAGCTGGTCTGCGACGCCTACGGCATTCCGGTGCCGAAGGAGGGCGTGGCCAAGTCGGCGGGCGAGGCCGGCAAGATGGCTTCGTCCATGGGCTTCCCGGTGGTGATGAAGATCGTCTCGCCGGACATTCTCCACAAGACCGAAGCCGGCGGCGTCATCGTCGGCCTCAAGACGGCTGAAGAGGCCGAGAAGGCCTACGAGACCATTCTCGGCAACGCCAAGAAGTACAAGGCCGATGCCAAGATCGAAGGCGTCCAGGTCCAGCAGATGCTGGCCGGCGGCACCGAGGTCATCGTCGGCTCGATCACCGACGGCTCGTTCGGCAAGCTGGTCGCCTTCGGCCTCGGCGGCGTGCTCGTCGAGGTGCTTAAGGACATCACGTTCCGCCTTGCGCCTGCCACAAAGGAGGATGCGCTCTCGATGCTCGACGGCATCCAGGCGCATGAGATCCTGAAAGGTGTGCGCGGCGGCGAGCCGGTGAACCGCAACGCGCTCGCCGATGTCATCGTCAAGGTCTCGCAGCTCGTCACCGATTTTCCCGAGATTGTCGAGCTCGACCTCAACCCAGTGTTCGCAACCGCGAAGGGGGCCACGGCCGCCGACGTCCGTATTGTCGTCGACTTCGCTTATGTGCCGAAGCCGAAGCCGCGTCCGACCGAAGAGATCGTCGCGGCGATGAACCGCATCATGCAGCCGAAGGCTGTCGCCGTGGTCGGCGCCTCCGCGGAGGACGGCAAGATCGGCAATTCCGTGATGAAGAACCTCATCAACGGCGGCTACAAGGGCGAGATCTATCCGATCCATCCCAAGGCCGCCGAGATCCTCGGCTACAAGGCCTACAAGAGCGTCAAGGACGTGCCAGGCGTGATCGACGTCGCGGTGTTCGCGATCCCGGCGAAATTCGTCGCCGCCGCGCTGACCGAATGCGGCGAGAAGAAGATCCCGGGCGCTGTGCTGATCCCGTCGGGCTTCGCTGAAGCCGGCGCGCCTGAGCTGCAGGCCGAGATCGTCGAGGTCGGCAAGAAATACGACATCCGCCTGATGGGGCCGAACATCTACGGCTTCTATTATACGCCCGCCAATCTCTGCGCGACCTTCTGCACCGCCTATGACGTCAAGGGCCATGCGGCGCTGTCGTCGCAATCGGGCGGCATCGGCATGGCCATCATCGGCTTCTCGCGCTCGGCCAAGATGGGCGTCTCCGCGATCGTCGGCCTCGGCAACAAGTCCGACATCGATGAGGACGATCTGCTCGCCTTCTTCGAGCAGGACCCGAACACCAATCTGATCGCGCAGCATTGCGAAGACCTCAAGGACGGCCGCGCCTTCGCGGAAGCCGCCAAGCGCGTCTCCAAGAAGAAGCCTGTCGTGGTGCTCAAGGCCGGCCGCACCTCGGCTGGCGCGAAGGCGGCATCGTCCCACACCGGCGCGCTCGCCGGCAACGACCGCATCTATGAGGACGTGTTCAAGCAATCCGGTGTGATCCGTGCCCGCTCACTTCGCCAGCTGCTCGAATTCGCCCGCGGCGTGCCGGTGCTGCCGACGCCGAAGGGCGAGAACGTGCTCATCATCACCGGTGCCGGCGGTTCGGGCGTGCTGCTGTCGGACTCCTGCGTCGACAACGGCCTGTCGCTGATGTCGATGCCGCCGGATCTCGATGCGGCCTTCCGCAAGTTCATCCCGCCGTTTGGAGCTGCCGGTAATCCCGTGGATATCACCGGCGGCGAGCCGCCGATCACCTATGTCAACACCGTGAAGCTCGGGCTGTCGGATGAGCGCATCCACGCGCTGATCCTCGGCTATTGGCACACCATCGTCACCCCGCCGATGGTGTTCGCCCGCAACATGGTCGAGGTGAAGAAGGAGATGGAGGCCAAGGGTTTTGTGAAGCCGATGGTCGCCTCTCTCGCCGGCGACGTCGAGGTCGAGGAAGCCGCCGAATATCTCTACCAGAACGGCATCCCGGCCTACGCCTATTCGACCGAGCTGCCGGTCGAGGTCCTCGGCGCCAAGTACAAGTGGGCGCGCGGGGCAGGGCTGCTCTGA
- a CDS encoding IclR family transcriptional regulator, with the protein MSKNVIRRKSFEPKSAAEADNEGRDGGVQSVDRALSIIETLAEDDEGYRLSDLAIRTGLSASTVHRLLATLESRRFVQFDRGESKWHVGVRSFTVGASFARRRNFSAQAIPYLRKLRDLTRETANLAVVDDEFIIVLTRMESREIMRSLTKVGGRVPMVTSGVGKAVLATYSDEDVGAVIRHHGMPRLTEKSIVRPSDLFRELEKIRKQGFAVDDEEAQIGLRCVAAVVYNALAEPLAAISVSGMTSRVTDERLPEIGQIVREVAAELTAALGGVIPAPR; encoded by the coding sequence ATGAGCAAGAACGTGATCCGGCGCAAATCGTTCGAGCCTAAATCGGCCGCGGAGGCTGATAACGAGGGCCGCGACGGTGGCGTGCAGTCGGTCGACCGCGCGCTGTCGATCATCGAGACGCTGGCCGAGGACGACGAAGGTTATCGTCTCAGCGATCTCGCGATCCGCACCGGCCTGTCGGCGTCCACCGTGCACCGGCTTCTCGCAACGCTCGAAAGTCGCCGTTTCGTGCAGTTCGACCGTGGCGAGTCCAAATGGCACGTCGGCGTGCGCAGCTTCACGGTTGGCGCCAGCTTTGCGCGGCGACGCAATTTCTCCGCACAGGCCATTCCATATTTGCGCAAGCTGCGCGATCTCACCCGCGAGACGGCCAATCTCGCCGTGGTCGACGATGAGTTCATCATCGTGCTGACCCGCATGGAAAGCCGCGAGATCATGCGCTCGCTCACCAAGGTCGGCGGCCGCGTCCCCATGGTGACCTCCGGCGTCGGCAAAGCGGTGCTCGCAACCTATTCAGACGAGGACGTCGGCGCCGTCATCCGCCATCACGGCATGCCCCGCCTGACCGAGAAGTCGATCGTGCGCCCGAGCGACCTGTTCAGGGAGCTCGAGAAAATCCGCAAGCAGGGCTTTGCCGTCGACGATGAGGAGGCGCAGATCGGCCTGCGCTGCGTCGCGGCGGTGGTATACAACGCGTTGGCCGAACCGCTTGCCGCGATCTCCGTATCCGGCATGACCAGTCGGGTCACCGACGAGCGGTTGCCGGAGATCGGACAAATCGTCCGGGAAGTGGCGGCCGAACTGACGGCTGCGCTCGGTGGGGTCATCCCGGCGCCCCGCTGA